A portion of the Micromonospora vinacea genome contains these proteins:
- a CDS encoding TadE family type IV pilus minor pilin, whose product MSSVPGPAARGGRRLRVLVRAAGGDRGSFTAELAAGLPALLLLLLAGLTAVNAVSAQAGCLHAAREAALAAARGADGSAEGGRVAPPGAAVSVSVDGDRAQATVRAPVRTLGGRLPRITVVATAVAAVEPGAHEGSW is encoded by the coding sequence CTGTCGAGCGTTCCCGGGCCGGCGGCACGCGGTGGGCGGAGACTTCGCGTCCTCGTACGGGCTGCGGGCGGGGACCGGGGCTCCTTTACCGCCGAACTGGCGGCCGGCCTGCCGGCGCTGCTCCTGCTCCTGCTGGCCGGCCTGACCGCTGTCAACGCCGTCAGCGCACAGGCGGGCTGCCTGCACGCGGCCCGGGAGGCGGCGCTCGCCGCCGCCCGGGGCGCGGACGGCAGCGCGGAGGGTGGCCGGGTGGCGCCGCCGGGTGCGGCGGTGTCGGTGTCCGTCGACGGCGACCGGGCGCAGGCGACGGTACGGGCACCCGTGCGGACGTTGGGCGGCCGGCTACCCCGGATCACAGTGGTCGCCACCGCCGTCGCCGCCGTCGAACCGGGCGCTCACGAGGGGAGTTGGTAG
- a CDS encoding Rv3654c family TadE-like protein: protein MPETDDPSHRAGHPPAAGGLVDGRPDRQRGGATVLLLAMGLVFVVFGTFGAAIVAAGMARQRAAVAADLGALAGAARALDGDAVACASASDLAGRNDGRLVGCHLDGLDVLVTVEVAFTPLPGLTRVAAASARAGPVRG from the coding sequence GTGCCAGAAACTGACGATCCGTCACACCGCGCCGGTCACCCACCGGCTGCCGGAGGGCTCGTTGATGGCCGGCCGGACCGGCAGCGAGGCGGCGCGACGGTTCTGCTGCTGGCGATGGGGCTCGTCTTCGTGGTGTTCGGAACTTTCGGCGCCGCCATCGTCGCCGCCGGCATGGCGCGCCAGCGGGCGGCCGTAGCAGCCGACCTCGGCGCGTTGGCCGGGGCCGCCCGGGCGCTCGACGGCGACGCTGTGGCCTGCGCGTCCGCGTCCGACCTCGCCGGTCGTAACGATGGCCGGCTGGTCGGCTGTCACCTCGACGGGTTGGACGTGCTGGTGACAGTCGAGGTGGCGTTCACGCCACTACCCGGCCTGACCCGGGTGGCCGCGGCGAGCGCCCGTGCCGGCCCGGTGCGGGGCTGA
- a CDS encoding DEAD/DEAH box helicase, with product MESSSAATVSAGPGPGPAPADLLRRLRARGAADPVTHVERVPARAGVPAPWPSWAPAELRAAFTRRGVVAPWQHQAEAANLAYEGQHVVVATGTASGKSLAYQLPALATVLADPRATVLYLAPTKALAADQLRAVAALELEGVRPACYDGDTPRTEREWIRRHSRFVLTNPDMLHHGILPGHAQWSGFLRRLAYVVIDECHTYRGVFGSHVAHVLRRLRRQCARFGATPVFVLASATSGDPATAAGRLTGLPVTAVTEDASPRGGVTFALWEPPLLPPGSSASSPVPPQATGEHDELHQVRRSALRETADLLADTVAEGVRTLAFVRSRKGAEVVAANARRALDDAVPGLGDRVAAYRGGYLREERRELERALLHGDLLGLASTNALELGVDLVGLDAVLICGYPGTRASLWQQAGRAGRSGQEALAVLVARDDPLDTYLVHHPEAIFGAPVEATVLDPANPYVLAPQLACAAVEAPLTPADLVLFGEGAKEAVDELVAAGALRQRPTGWYWRHRERPEVDLRGEGGAPVAVVESSTGRLLGTVDGGSSHFLLHSGAVYLHQGVSYVVDQLDLADGCALVRAEEPDWSTHARDVTDLSVVSVRSYVDAGPVGMFLGEVDVTSQVVSYQRRRIATGEVIDTRPLDLPSRELRTVAVWFTLSPQSLALAGVQPADVPGALHAAEHAAIGLLPLMATCDRWDIGGLSTALHPDTEAPTVFVYDGHPGGAGFAERAYGTAASWLRATRDAIAECGCETGCPSCVQSPKCGNGNNPLSKPDAIRVLDVVLANLPD from the coding sequence CTGGAGTCGTCGTCCGCCGCCACCGTATCCGCTGGTCCCGGCCCCGGGCCAGCGCCGGCCGACCTGCTGCGCCGGCTGCGCGCCCGGGGCGCCGCCGACCCGGTCACCCACGTCGAGCGGGTGCCGGCCCGCGCCGGGGTGCCCGCGCCGTGGCCGTCGTGGGCACCGGCGGAGTTGCGCGCGGCGTTCACGCGGCGCGGCGTGGTCGCGCCGTGGCAGCACCAGGCCGAGGCGGCCAACCTGGCGTACGAGGGCCAGCACGTGGTCGTCGCCACCGGCACCGCGTCCGGCAAGTCACTGGCGTACCAGCTGCCGGCCCTGGCCACAGTGCTCGCCGACCCCCGGGCCACAGTGCTCTACCTGGCGCCGACCAAGGCGCTCGCAGCGGACCAGTTGCGCGCCGTCGCCGCGCTGGAGCTGGAGGGGGTACGCCCCGCGTGCTACGACGGGGACACTCCGCGCACCGAACGGGAGTGGATCCGGCGGCACTCCCGGTTCGTGCTGACCAACCCGGACATGCTGCACCACGGCATCCTGCCCGGGCACGCCCAGTGGTCCGGCTTCCTGCGCCGACTCGCGTACGTGGTGATCGACGAGTGCCACACCTACCGGGGCGTGTTCGGCTCGCACGTCGCGCACGTGCTGCGTCGGCTGCGCCGGCAGTGCGCCCGGTTCGGGGCCACCCCGGTGTTCGTGCTCGCCTCTGCCACCTCCGGCGACCCGGCCACCGCGGCCGGGCGGCTGACCGGCCTGCCGGTGACGGCGGTCACCGAGGACGCCTCCCCCCGCGGCGGGGTGACCTTCGCGCTCTGGGAGCCGCCCCTGCTGCCACCCGGCTCGTCGGCCTCCTCCCCGGTGCCCCCGCAGGCGACGGGCGAGCACGACGAGCTTCACCAGGTCCGCCGGTCGGCGCTGCGCGAGACCGCGGACCTGCTCGCCGACACTGTCGCCGAGGGGGTACGCACCCTCGCGTTCGTCCGCTCCCGCAAGGGCGCCGAGGTGGTGGCCGCCAACGCGCGTCGAGCGCTGGACGACGCGGTACCGGGGCTCGGCGACCGGGTGGCCGCCTACCGGGGCGGCTACCTGCGGGAGGAGCGGCGCGAGCTGGAACGGGCCTTGCTGCACGGCGACCTGCTCGGCCTGGCCTCGACCAACGCGCTCGAGCTGGGCGTGGACCTGGTCGGGCTCGACGCGGTGCTGATCTGCGGATACCCGGGCACCCGGGCGTCGCTGTGGCAGCAGGCGGGCCGCGCCGGGCGTTCCGGGCAGGAGGCCCTCGCGGTGCTGGTGGCCCGGGACGACCCGCTGGACACCTACCTGGTGCACCACCCGGAGGCGATCTTCGGTGCGCCGGTGGAGGCGACTGTCCTCGACCCGGCCAACCCGTACGTGCTGGCACCGCAGCTCGCCTGCGCCGCGGTGGAGGCACCGCTCACCCCGGCCGACCTGGTGCTCTTCGGCGAGGGGGCGAAGGAGGCGGTCGACGAGCTGGTCGCGGCGGGGGCGCTGCGGCAGCGGCCCACCGGTTGGTACTGGCGGCACCGGGAGCGACCCGAGGTGGACCTGCGTGGCGAGGGCGGCGCACCGGTCGCCGTGGTGGAGTCGTCGACCGGCCGACTGCTCGGCACTGTCGACGGCGGCTCGTCGCACTTCCTGCTGCACTCCGGCGCGGTCTACCTGCACCAGGGTGTCTCGTACGTGGTCGACCAGCTCGACCTGGCCGACGGGTGCGCGCTGGTACGCGCCGAGGAACCGGACTGGTCCACCCACGCCCGTGACGTCACCGACCTGTCAGTGGTGTCGGTCCGCTCCTACGTGGACGCCGGGCCGGTCGGCATGTTCCTCGGTGAGGTGGATGTGACCAGCCAGGTGGTGTCGTACCAGCGGCGGCGGATCGCCACCGGCGAGGTGATCGACACCCGACCGCTCGACCTGCCCAGCCGGGAGCTTCGCACTGTGGCGGTCTGGTTCACCCTGTCACCGCAGTCGTTGGCCCTCGCCGGGGTCCAGCCAGCCGACGTGCCGGGTGCGCTGCACGCCGCCGAACACGCCGCGATCGGCCTGCTGCCGTTGATGGCGACCTGCGACCGGTGGGACATCGGCGGGCTCTCCACCGCTCTGCACCCGGACACCGAGGCGCCGACCGTCTTCGTCTACGACGGGCACCCGGGTGGCGCCGGGTTCGCCGAGCGGGCGTACGGGACGGCGGCGTCGTGGCTGCGGGCCACCCGGGACGCGATCGCGGAGTGCGGCTGCGAGACCGGCTGCCCGTCCTGCGTGCAGTCACCGAAATGCGGCAACGGCAACAACCCGCTCTCCAAGCCGGACGCGATCCGGGTGCTCGACGTGGTGCTGGCGAACCTGCCGGACTGA
- a CDS encoding STAS domain-containing protein gives MELSLATRTVGEHTVLEVGGEVDVYTAPRLRERLLELIDGGARHVVVDLGRVDFLDSTGLGVLVGALKRLRSAGGSFALVCDKEPLLKIFRITALDQVFPLHPTVDAAISADSAGAGA, from the coding sequence ATGGAGCTGTCACTGGCGACCCGCACCGTGGGCGAGCACACGGTGCTCGAGGTCGGTGGTGAGGTGGACGTCTACACCGCGCCCCGGCTCCGTGAACGACTCCTCGAACTGATCGACGGTGGCGCACGTCACGTGGTTGTCGACCTCGGTCGGGTGGACTTCCTCGACTCCACCGGGCTGGGCGTGCTGGTCGGCGCGCTCAAGCGGCTCCGTTCGGCCGGCGGTTCGTTCGCCCTGGTCTGCGACAAGGAGCCGCTGCTCAAGATCTTCCGGATCACCGCACTGGACCAGGTGTTTCCGCTGCACCCGACGGTCGACGCGGCGATCAGCGCCGACTCGGCGGGCGCCGGCGCGTGA
- a CDS encoding ATP-binding protein encodes MMATVKLSFSPAPVHVRTARLVGVAVARRAGVREDLLDEVRLAIGEACTRAVALHRQYGLADPVLVEMSDGGSYAVRVVDRAPIEAGIGLTALPPDELANESLTDEALTTGVGFALLAGFVEDLQVRPVDEGIGTEVRMVWPVGR; translated from the coding sequence GTGATGGCGACAGTCAAGCTCTCCTTCTCGCCCGCCCCGGTGCACGTGCGCACCGCCCGCCTGGTCGGCGTCGCCGTCGCCCGGCGGGCCGGGGTCCGGGAGGACCTGCTGGACGAGGTGCGTCTGGCCATCGGTGAGGCGTGCACGCGCGCGGTGGCCCTGCACCGGCAGTACGGCCTGGCCGACCCGGTGCTGGTGGAGATGTCCGACGGTGGCTCGTACGCCGTGCGGGTGGTGGATCGGGCGCCGATCGAGGCGGGCATCGGTCTGACCGCGCTGCCGCCGGACGAGCTTGCCAACGAGTCGCTCACCGATGAGGCGCTGACCACCGGCGTCGGCTTCGCGCTCCTCGCCGGCTTCGTCGAGGACCTGCAGGTGCGCCCGGTCGACGAGGGCATCGGCACCGAGGTCCGGATGGTGTGGCCGGTCGGCCGCTGA
- a CDS encoding sodium-translocating pyrophosphatase, translated as MSETLAADGGGLSLTGSNVTYVVIAAVVALVALGFAAALTKTVLAAGKGTEKMQEISGAVQEGASAYLLRQFRTLAIFVVVAVVLLFLLPVHDTDGNELAVKIGRSLFFVVGALFSAFIGGAGMWLATRANLRVAAAARERVGGREAAMKIAFRTGGVVGFLTVGLGLFGAALVVLVYRGDAPTVLEGFGFGAALLAMFMRVGGGIFTKAADVGADLVGKVEQGIPEDDPRNAATIADNVGDNVGDCAGMAADLFESYAVTLVAALILGRAAFGEQGLVFPLIISTIGVLIAIVGVFITRLRASDRNGLTAINRAFYLSAVLSAVLVAIAAYAYLPATFGEFDSGLTDATGNPRLVAIGAVVIGIVLAAAIQALTGYFTETNRRPVQDIGKSSQTGAATVILAGISIGLESAVYSALLIGAGVFGAFLLGGSSITLSLFAVALAGTGLLTTVGVIVAMDTFGPISDNAQGIAEMSGDIDEHGARTLTELDAVGNTTKAITKGIAIATAVLAATALFGSYTDTLSSAYATAGVGDVGNEILNALNVANPRNLVGLIIGAAVVFLFSGLAINAVSRSAGAVVMEVRRQFRELPGIMDGTQRPEYGKVVDICTRDAQRELMTPGLLAILAPIAVGFGLGPGALAAYLAGAIGAGTLMAVFLSNSGGAWDNAKKLVEDGAYGGKGSEAHAATVIGDTVGDPFKDTAGPAINPLIKVMNLVSLLIAPAVVAWSVGDDRNVGLRVGIALVATLIIVASVVFSKRKGIAMSDSDADGNTGAGSTDHRPETVNA; from the coding sequence ATGTCCGAGACCTTGGCCGCCGACGGCGGCGGGCTTTCCCTTACCGGAAGCAATGTCACCTACGTCGTCATCGCCGCGGTCGTCGCGTTGGTGGCGCTCGGTTTCGCTGCCGCCCTGACGAAAACGGTGCTGGCCGCTGGTAAGGGCACCGAGAAAATGCAGGAGATCTCGGGGGCGGTCCAGGAGGGCGCCTCGGCCTACCTGCTCCGTCAATTCCGCACCCTGGCGATCTTCGTCGTCGTCGCCGTCGTGCTGCTCTTCCTGCTTCCGGTGCACGACACCGATGGCAATGAGCTCGCTGTGAAGATCGGCCGTTCGCTCTTCTTCGTGGTGGGCGCCCTGTTCAGCGCGTTCATCGGCGGCGCCGGCATGTGGTTGGCCACCCGCGCCAACCTGCGCGTGGCCGCCGCCGCGAGAGAGCGAGTAGGTGGCCGCGAAGCGGCCATGAAGATCGCTTTCCGGACCGGTGGCGTCGTCGGCTTCCTCACCGTCGGCCTCGGCCTCTTCGGTGCCGCGCTTGTCGTCCTCGTCTACCGGGGTGACGCGCCCACGGTGCTGGAGGGCTTCGGCTTCGGCGCCGCGCTGCTCGCGATGTTCATGCGGGTCGGCGGCGGCATCTTCACCAAGGCCGCCGACGTCGGCGCCGACCTGGTCGGCAAGGTCGAGCAGGGCATCCCCGAGGACGACCCGCGCAACGCCGCCACCATCGCCGACAACGTGGGCGACAACGTCGGTGACTGCGCCGGCATGGCCGCCGACCTGTTCGAGTCGTACGCGGTGACGCTCGTCGCCGCGCTGATCCTCGGCCGCGCCGCCTTCGGCGAGCAGGGCCTGGTCTTCCCGCTGATCATCTCCACCATCGGCGTGCTGATCGCGATCGTCGGCGTCTTCATCACCCGACTGCGCGCGTCCGACCGTAACGGCCTGACCGCGATCAACCGGGCCTTCTACCTGTCGGCGGTGCTCTCCGCGGTGCTGGTGGCGATCGCCGCCTACGCCTACCTGCCGGCGACGTTCGGCGAGTTCGACAGTGGCCTCACCGACGCCACCGGCAACCCGCGACTGGTGGCCATCGGCGCGGTCGTGATCGGCATCGTGCTGGCCGCCGCGATCCAGGCGCTGACCGGCTACTTCACCGAGACCAACCGGCGGCCGGTGCAGGACATCGGCAAGAGCTCGCAGACCGGTGCGGCGACGGTGATCCTGGCCGGCATCAGCATCGGTCTGGAGTCGGCCGTCTACTCGGCGCTGCTGATCGGCGCCGGCGTCTTCGGCGCATTCCTCCTCGGCGGCAGCTCCATCACGCTGTCGCTGTTCGCCGTGGCTCTCGCCGGCACCGGCCTGCTCACCACTGTCGGCGTGATTGTCGCGATGGACACCTTCGGGCCGATCTCCGACAACGCCCAGGGCATCGCCGAGATGTCCGGCGACATCGACGAGCACGGCGCGCGCACGCTGACCGAGCTGGACGCGGTCGGCAACACCACCAAGGCGATCACCAAGGGCATCGCGATCGCCACGGCGGTGCTCGCCGCGACCGCGCTGTTCGGCTCGTACACCGACACCCTCAGCAGCGCGTACGCGACTGCTGGCGTGGGCGACGTCGGCAACGAGATCCTCAACGCGCTGAACGTGGCGAACCCGCGCAACCTGGTCGGCCTGATCATCGGTGCTGCGGTGGTCTTCCTCTTCTCCGGGCTGGCCATCAACGCGGTGTCCCGCTCGGCCGGTGCCGTGGTGATGGAGGTCCGCCGGCAGTTCCGTGAGCTGCCCGGCATCATGGACGGCACCCAGCGCCCGGAGTACGGCAAGGTCGTCGACATCTGCACCCGGGACGCGCAGCGCGAGCTGATGACCCCCGGCCTGCTCGCCATCCTGGCGCCGATCGCTGTCGGCTTCGGCCTCGGGCCCGGTGCGCTCGCGGCGTACCTGGCCGGTGCTATCGGTGCCGGCACCCTGATGGCGGTGTTCCTGTCCAACTCCGGTGGGGCCTGGGACAACGCCAAGAAGCTGGTCGAGGACGGCGCGTACGGCGGCAAGGGCTCCGAGGCGCACGCCGCCACTGTCATCGGCGACACCGTCGGTGACCCGTTCAAGGACACCGCCGGCCCGGCGATCAACCCGCTGATCAAGGTGATGAACCTGGTCTCGCTGCTGATCGCACCCGCCGTGGTGGCCTGGAGTGTCGGCGACGACCGCAACGTGGGTCTGCGGGTCGGTATCGCGCTGGTCGCGACGCTGATCATCGTGGCGTCGGTGGTGTTCAGCAAGCGCAAGGGCATCGCGATGTCCGATTCGGACGCCGATGGCAACACCGGCGCGGGCAGCACCGATCACCGGCCGGAGACGGTAAACGCCTGA
- the topA gene encoding type I DNA topoisomerase — MPNEAGTTRLVIVESPAKAKTISGYLGPGYVVEASFGHVRDLPRNAADVPAKYKKEPWARLGVDVDNGFHALYVVSADRKQQISKLVKLAKEVDEIFLATDEDREGEAIAWHLVETLKPKVPVKRMVFHEITKPAIQAAVANPREIDRDLVDAQEARRILDRLYGYEVSPVLWKKVMPRLSAGRVQSVATRIVVERERQRMAFRTAEYWDILATLAVANAGEGPRAFNATLIALNGDRIATGKDFEPTTGRVRAGAGVVHLDESGARGLAARLEGRPFTVTRVEEKPYRRRPYAPFITSTLQQEAARKLRLSSQQTMRTAQRLYENGYITYMRTDSVNLSETAISAARRQIVELYGERSVPPEPRRYTGKVKNAQEAHEAIRPAGDNFRTPGEVAKELSAEEFKLYELIWRRTIASQMTDAVGSSVSVRIRAVSTSQEEADFGATGKTITDPGFLRAYVESSDDENAEAEDAERRLPTLVKDQPLTADELAAQGHHTQPPSRYTEASLVKALEELGIGRPSTYASIMQTIQDRGYVTKRGQAMIPTFLAFAVIGLMERHYPRLIDYDFTATMENELDEIAGGDHAAVDFLTAFYFGSSNGAGDQDIARSGGLKKLVTENLSDIDARSVNSIPLFTDDDGREVVVRVGRYGPYLQRELPGGEQPAPASGEGEEGGTQGDRAPIPEGLAPDELTPEKVHELFLGGSGERKLGDDPATGEPIVLKSGRFGPYVSSGERKSSLLRTQTPDSLTLEEALKLLSLPRLVGVAPDGVEVFANNGRYGPYVKRGEEFRSLESEDQMFTVGLDEALALLAAPKARGRRAAAPPLREMGVDPATEKPLVIKDGRFGPYVTDGEFNASLRRGQTPEELSLAEASEMLAEKRAKGPAPRKKAAAKKAPAKKATATKKTAAASKSTAAKKTTTAKATAAKKAPAKKAAPRKAATSTE, encoded by the coding sequence GTGCCAAACGAAGCTGGAACCACCCGTCTGGTCATCGTCGAGTCACCGGCGAAGGCCAAGACGATCTCGGGCTACCTTGGCCCGGGGTACGTCGTGGAGGCCAGCTTCGGTCACGTCCGCGACCTGCCGCGCAACGCCGCCGACGTTCCGGCCAAATACAAGAAGGAGCCCTGGGCCCGGCTCGGGGTGGACGTCGACAACGGCTTCCACGCGCTCTACGTCGTCTCCGCCGATCGGAAGCAGCAGATCAGCAAGCTGGTCAAGCTGGCCAAGGAGGTCGACGAGATCTTCCTGGCGACGGATGAGGACCGCGAGGGTGAGGCGATCGCCTGGCACCTGGTCGAGACGCTGAAGCCCAAGGTGCCCGTCAAGCGGATGGTCTTCCACGAGATCACCAAGCCGGCGATCCAGGCGGCGGTGGCCAACCCCCGGGAGATCGACCGCGACCTGGTCGACGCCCAGGAGGCCCGCCGGATCCTCGACCGCCTGTACGGCTACGAGGTCTCCCCGGTGCTGTGGAAGAAGGTCATGCCGCGGCTCTCGGCCGGCCGGGTGCAGTCCGTGGCGACCCGCATCGTGGTCGAGCGGGAACGGCAGCGGATGGCCTTCCGCACCGCCGAGTACTGGGACATCCTGGCCACCCTCGCGGTGGCCAACGCCGGCGAGGGCCCGCGCGCGTTCAACGCCACCCTGATCGCCCTGAACGGCGACCGGATCGCCACCGGTAAGGACTTCGAGCCGACCACCGGTCGCGTCCGGGCCGGCGCTGGCGTCGTGCACCTCGACGAGAGTGGCGCCCGGGGTCTCGCGGCCCGACTGGAGGGGCGGCCGTTCACCGTCACCCGGGTCGAGGAAAAGCCCTACCGCCGTCGCCCGTACGCGCCGTTCATCACCTCGACCCTCCAGCAGGAGGCGGCCCGCAAGCTGCGCCTCTCCTCGCAGCAGACGATGCGCACCGCGCAGCGCCTGTACGAGAACGGCTACATCACCTATATGCGTACCGACTCGGTCAACCTGTCGGAGACCGCCATCTCGGCGGCCCGCCGGCAGATCGTCGAGCTGTACGGCGAGCGCAGCGTTCCGCCGGAGCCGCGTCGCTACACGGGCAAGGTGAAGAACGCGCAGGAGGCGCACGAGGCGATCCGCCCGGCGGGGGACAACTTCCGTACCCCGGGCGAGGTGGCCAAGGAGCTGTCCGCCGAGGAGTTCAAGCTCTACGAGTTGATCTGGCGGCGCACCATCGCCTCGCAGATGACCGACGCGGTCGGCTCCAGCGTGTCGGTGCGCATCCGGGCGGTCTCCACCTCGCAGGAGGAGGCCGACTTCGGCGCGACCGGCAAGACCATCACCGACCCGGGCTTCCTGCGCGCGTACGTCGAGTCCAGCGACGACGAGAACGCCGAGGCCGAGGACGCCGAGCGCCGGCTGCCCACCCTGGTCAAGGACCAGCCGCTGACCGCCGACGAGTTGGCCGCGCAGGGCCACCACACCCAGCCGCCGTCGCGCTACACCGAGGCGTCGCTGGTCAAGGCCCTGGAAGAGCTGGGCATCGGCCGCCCGTCCACCTACGCGTCGATCATGCAGACGATCCAGGACCGGGGGTACGTCACCAAGCGCGGCCAGGCGATGATCCCGACCTTCCTGGCCTTCGCGGTGATCGGGCTGATGGAGCGGCACTACCCGCGCCTGATCGACTACGACTTCACCGCCACCATGGAGAACGAGCTGGACGAGATCGCCGGCGGCGACCACGCCGCTGTCGACTTCCTCACCGCGTTCTACTTCGGCAGCTCCAACGGTGCCGGTGACCAGGACATCGCCCGTTCCGGCGGGCTCAAGAAGCTGGTCACCGAGAACCTCAGCGACATCGACGCCCGCAGCGTCAACTCCATCCCGCTCTTCACCGACGACGACGGCCGCGAGGTCGTGGTGCGGGTCGGCCGGTACGGGCCGTACCTGCAACGGGAGCTGCCCGGCGGCGAGCAGCCGGCACCGGCCTCAGGTGAGGGCGAGGAGGGCGGCACCCAGGGTGACCGGGCACCGATCCCCGAGGGCCTGGCCCCGGACGAGCTGACCCCGGAGAAGGTGCACGAGCTGTTCCTCGGCGGCAGCGGCGAGCGCAAGCTCGGCGACGACCCCGCCACCGGCGAGCCGATCGTGCTCAAGTCCGGCCGGTTCGGCCCGTACGTCTCCAGCGGCGAGCGGAAGTCGTCGCTGCTGCGTACGCAGACCCCGGACTCGCTGACCCTGGAGGAGGCACTGAAGCTGCTCAGCCTTCCCCGGCTGGTCGGTGTCGCGCCGGACGGCGTCGAGGTCTTCGCGAACAACGGTCGCTACGGCCCGTACGTCAAGCGGGGCGAGGAGTTCCGTTCGCTGGAGTCCGAGGACCAGATGTTCACTGTCGGCCTGGACGAGGCGCTGGCTCTGCTGGCCGCCCCGAAGGCCCGTGGACGGCGTGCCGCGGCACCGCCGCTGCGCGAGATGGGCGTGGACCCGGCGACCGAGAAGCCGTTGGTGATCAAGGACGGCCGGTTCGGCCCGTACGTGACCGATGGCGAGTTCAACGCGTCGCTGCGGCGCGGGCAGACGCCGGAGGAGTTGAGCCTCGCGGAGGCGTCCGAGATGCTGGCCGAGAAGCGGGCGAAGGGTCCGGCGCCGCGGAAGAAGGCGGCGGCGAAGAAGGCGCCCGCGAAGAAGGCCACGGCCACCAAGAAGACGGCCGCCGCCAGCAAGTCCACTGCCGCGAAGAAGACCACCACCGCCAAGGCGACGGCGGCGAAGAAGGCTCCGGCGAAGAAGGCCGCCCCGCGCAAGGCCGCCACCAGCACGGAGTAG
- a CDS encoding endonuclease domain-containing protein, whose translation MDAAQWAGDDQQARTIIAAAFQQRIVAGDDLSRIVERLPRVRRRQLMLATAADAAGGAHSLAELDFLGLIRRAGLPEPARQKIRYDSTGRRRYLDAYFEEWRVHVEIDGGQHIDPRAWWADMRRQNDLWSEGDRVLRFPAWAIRTHPDEVLRQILEALRAAGWKG comes from the coding sequence GTGGACGCCGCGCAGTGGGCAGGCGACGACCAGCAGGCGCGGACGATCATCGCCGCCGCATTTCAACAACGGATCGTGGCCGGCGACGACCTGAGCCGGATCGTCGAACGGCTGCCCCGGGTCCGCCGTCGCCAGCTGATGTTGGCCACGGCGGCGGACGCCGCAGGCGGTGCCCATTCCCTGGCGGAGCTGGACTTCCTAGGGCTGATCCGTCGCGCGGGTCTACCCGAGCCAGCGCGGCAGAAGATCCGCTACGACTCGACCGGGCGACGTCGCTACCTGGACGCCTACTTCGAGGAGTGGAGGGTGCATGTCGAGATCGACGGCGGCCAACACATTGATCCCCGGGCCTGGTGGGCCGACATGCGACGCCAGAACGATCTGTGGAGCGAAGGCGACCGCGTGCTCCGGTTTCCCGCCTGGGCGATCCGTACTCACCCGGACGAGGTTCTCCGTCAAATCCTGGAGGCGCTGCGGGCGGCTGGATGGAAAGGATGA